A window from Lampris incognitus isolate fLamInc1 chromosome 5, fLamInc1.hap2, whole genome shotgun sequence encodes these proteins:
- the ccr7 gene encoding C-C chemokine receptor type 7 yields the protein MCSSQENVTSTENYSDFFDSSIDYDQYTQPCVKEPNRQFRSWFIPMFYSIICFLGLAGNLLVIITFFSFKRLMTMTDIYLLNLSFADLLFALSLPFWAANSMKEWLLGLFMCKAMHTIYKVSFYSSMLLLSCISVDRYFSITKAISTHRYRSKTVWYSKVSSVMIWLIALLFSVPEMIYSTVKNNTCTPYSNSSDPRRISIQTSQIVLGFAVPLVIMGFCYSAIVETLCLSRSFERNKAIRVILVVVAAFLLFQVPYNVVLFLTTLDTASGNSTNCAYDRTLIYASDITQCLAFLRCCLNPFVYAFIGVKFRNDLLKLLDDFGCMSQERFFLYTFGRRSSAATDTDTTTTFSP from the coding sequence ATGTGCTCATCACAGGAAAATGTCACCTCCACGGAGAACTACAGCGATTTTTTTGATTCTAGTATAGATTATGATCAATACACACAACCGTGTGTAAAAGAGCCCAATCGCCAGTTTCGCTCCTGGTTCATTCCTATGTTTTATTCCATCATCTGCTTCCTGGGACTGGCAGGGAACCTTCTGGTTATCATAACGTTTTTCAGCTTCAAGCGTCTGATGACCATGACCGATATCTACTTGCTCAACCTGTCATTTGCTGACCTGCTCTTTGCTCTGTCACTCCCCTTTTGGGCAGCCAACTCCATGAAAGAATGGTTGCTGGGGCTGTTTATGTGCAAGGCCATGCACACCATCTACAAGGTTAGCTTCTATAGCAGCATGCTCCTCCTCTCCTGCATCAGCGTGGACCGGTATTTCTCCATCACCAAGGCCATCTCAACTCATCGCTACCGCTCCAAAACAGTATGGTACAGCAAGGTCTCATCAGTCATGATTTGGCTCATAGCACTGCTGTTCTCTGTACCAGAGATGATATACTCCACCGTCAAAAACAACACTTGTACGCCGTACTCCAACAGCTCTGATCCGAGGCGGATCAGCATCCAGACAAGCCAGATCGTCTTGGGTTTCGCTGTGCCACTGGTGATCATGGGCTTCTGTTACAGTGCCATTGTGGAGACCCTGTGCCTGTCCCGCAGCTTTGAGCGGAACAAGGCTATTAGAGTCATCCTTGTTGTGGTGGCTGCCTTCTTATTATTCCAAGTGCCTTACAATGTTGTCCTGTTTTTGACCACGCTGGACACAGCCAGCGGTAACAGCACCAACTGCGCCTATGACAGAACCCTCATCTACGCCTCTGACATCACTCAGTGTTTGGCCTTCCTGAGGTGCTGCCTAAACCCATTTGTGTACGCTTTTATTGGGGTGAAGTTTCGCAATGACTTGCTCAAGCTACTTGATGACTTTGGCTGCATGAGCCAGGAGAGGTTCTTCTTGTACACTTTTGGCCGAAGGAGCTCTGCAGCCACTGATACCGACACCACCACCACGTTTTCTCCGTAA